GCTGCATGGCCGTCCAGGTCGAGTCCGGTGCCAGGACCTCGATGGACACGCCATCGAGCTGCCAGCGCTGCCCGGGGTGCACGCGTCGCCACGGCTGGCCGCTGTCGCGCAGCGCCACGAGCGCTTTGCGATAGCCGCTGCTCGACGTGACGAAGGCAGGCTCCCACCACTGCCGCGGCGAGAGCGCCGTGATCACGCTGGCGGCGCCGCCCACATGGTCCTCGTGGGCATGCGAGAGCACCATGAGCGCGACCGCACCGCCGCGACGCTGCACGTATGGGATCACCGCGCGGCGACCCGCGTCGCCGCCATCCCATGATGGCCCCGCATCGATGAGCACCCAGCGACCGCGCGGCGTTCGGAGTGCGAACGCGTCTCCCTGCCCGACGTCGATCATGTGCAGCTCGAGTACGCCAGCGCCCACCGTCAGCGTGGGTAGCCAGACGGCCAGGACCAAGGCCGCAACAGCGAGGCGAAGCCACGGTCCGGCACGACGCGCGGCGGTGGCCCGCACCACGGCGACCGACGCGAGACCCGCACCGATCGCGGCCGACAGCGTTGGCGCCACATGCACGACGGCATACGGCATCGCGGCGGCCGCGGCGGCGATCCGATCGAGCAGCGCAATCGGCAGGGCACTGGCGTCGGCGATGATCTTCGCCATCGGGTCCAGCGGACTGGCCAGCAGGGCGAGGAACAGCGCGGGCTGCAGGAACGCCACGAGCGGCCCCGCCAGAATGTTCGTGAGCGGCGCGAGCACGCTCACGCGTCCAAACGTCCACGCGATCAACGGCGCGGTGACAACGGTGGCGACCACGCCGGTGATCGTTTCACGCACCAGCCATCGTGCGATTCCCCGTCGCGTGACGAGCCAGCGCTGTGTGTCCCGCAGGGCAGCGCGCCACACCCCGGAGAGACCTCCGCGCGACGAAGGCGGTAGGGCGAGGGCATACGGCTGCCAGCGTCGCAGGATGGCTCTGGCAGCCACCAGCGCAGCCATCCCACTCACGCTCAGCTGCCACCCAAGGTCGAGCACGACCAACGGCTGCACGGTGGGGATCACGGCCCCGAGCGCGAGCGCGGTCCATTCATGCACCGGACGCTGCCACGCGGTGGAGAGCATCACCGTGAGCAGCATGACCGCGCTGCGCACGGCAGGAGCCGGCGCACCAAGCATCGCGACGTAGGCGAGAATGAGCGCCAGTGACGCTACGGCCCCGACGGTCGCCGGGAGTCGCATGGCGGCGGTGATCGTGAGCAGCGCCGACGCGATGATGGCCACGTGCATACCCGACACCGACAGCATATGCACCAGCCCCGCGTCGGCGAATCGATCACGCACGGCCGTGGCGATGCCGTCCTGGTCGGCGATGACCAGCGCGCGCACGAGCGCGGCCCGCTCACCGAACAAGCGATCGATCGTCTCGCCGGTCCGTCCACGGGCGGCGCGCAACCAGTCGCGACCGATCGGTACCTCGGCACTATCGGCGGCGAGTCGCACGCCGCGATCGGTGGCCAGCGCACGGCCCCGCACCACGGCGATGTCGCCGGCGCGAAGTACACCGCCGGCGAGTCTCACTGAGGCCGCGACGGTGCAGCCTCGAGATCCCACGTTGAAGCGAAGCGTGCCGCGCCCGCGGAACACGGGCGGCGCGGTCGCCGAGATGGAATCCGATCCAAAATCCGCTCGGTGCCGACGCCTTCGAGGCGCGGCACCGTCACGCTCGGTGGTTGCGCCCTCGAAGGCCAACGTGACGCCCGCGCCGGTGGCGACGCGCTCGACTGCCGCCGCCCGACAGAGGCGCGCATCGTGAGTGGCCGACGCACTCGCGAACACGCCGGCGAGGCCGAGCCCGGCGAGCGTCAGACTCGTGAGCCCCCCCACGTGCCGCGCCCGCCATCCCGGACGCGCCGCCAGGCCGGCGAACAGCATCGCGACGACGAAGGCCGCCGCCGACTCGACGCGTGCGAGCCATGGCGAACCCATCGCCGGTTCGCCGAACGTGGCGCCGACGAACAACCCG
This region of Gemmatimonas groenlandica genomic DNA includes:
- a CDS encoding DNA internalization-related competence protein ComEC/Rec2; protein product: MPLLIHAAGWWLLGLFVGATFGEPAMGSPWLARVESAAAFVVAMLFAGLAARPGWRARHVGGLTSLTLAGLGLAGVFASASATHDARLCRAAAVERVATGAGVTLAFEGATTERDGAAPRRRRHRADFGSDSISATAPPVFRGRGTLRFNVGSRGCTVAASVRLAGGVLRAGDIAVVRGRALATDRGVRLAADSAEVPIGRDWLRAARGRTGETIDRLFGERAALVRALVIADQDGIATAVRDRFADAGLVHMLSVSGMHVAIIASALLTITAAMRLPATVGAVASLALILAYVAMLGAPAPAVRSAVMLLTVMLSTAWQRPVHEWTALALGAVIPTVQPLVVLDLGWQLSVSGMAALVAARAILRRWQPYALALPPSSRGGLSGVWRAALRDTQRWLVTRRGIARWLVRETITGVVATVVTAPLIAWTFGRVSVLAPLTNILAGPLVAFLQPALFLALLASPLDPMAKIIADASALPIALLDRIAAAAAAMPYAVVHVAPTLSAAIGAGLASVAVVRATAARRAGPWLRLAVAALVLAVWLPTLTVGAGVLELHMIDVGQGDAFALRTPRGRWVLIDAGPSWDGGDAGRRAVIPYVQRRGGAVALMVLSHAHEDHVGGAASVITALSPRQWWEPAFVTSSSGYRKALVALRDSGQPWRRVHPGQRWQLDGVSIEVLAPDSTWTAMQHDANETSVVLRVSYGRRRFLFMGDAEQQEERWLLDRLPDGALRADVLKLGHHGSRTSSGPDFVRAVDPLVGLVSVGAGNSYRHPSPEVLERFANRRVPLLRSDLEGAVVVSTNGQWLDVTAHGDRWRIPERPAVPP